In one Brassica oleracea var. oleracea cultivar TO1000 chromosome C9, BOL, whole genome shotgun sequence genomic region, the following are encoded:
- the LOC106318843 gene encoding ATP-dependent RNA helicase DHX29: MAPKKKPQKQSNKAASSSSSSSSKKKPSSGPKLQISAENEDRLRRLLLNSGRTAPPAAAPIHSALSKNQKAKKLNTVYEKLSCEGFVDDQIELALSSLRDGATFETALDWLCLNLPSHELPVKFSTGASRFPTGGGSVGVILTSREDWNESSDSSVELKQEEPEVYVKVKGKQDEDALRSDQSSQADWIRQYMRRQEEEELESWEDEVDGVGSSREASGPRAFDVIAKEYYSARSDAIKAKDKRDKKGQEQAGLAIRKLKQEIAALGISEAALESEFQREYASEDATEKEIASPMPDNIHEAVDADSIQPLDEPVLDENPVENCGSEENQPKDLPSCSPGQEVVASDDNSEYLALDDMFSVDVPHYEASPHELLELQKKEKMRELRSEENLGKLEGIWKKGEAQKVPKAFLHQLCQRSGWDAPKFNKVTGEGRKISYTVSILRKASGRGKSRQAGGLVTLQLPHQDEVFESIEDAQNRVAAFALHKLFSDLPVHFAITEPYASLVLIWKQEELFCTVQSTEEDRRANFVDRLLESDNLSLSASSSGISDAVPMVDTYVKEKDDLGVARSNHRAKRDSYIEATCLSLQQKQENKKKTRKYKDMLKTRTALPISEVKNDILQHLKERDVLVVCGETGSGKTTQVPQFILDDMIESGRGGYCNIICTQPRRIAAISVAQRVADERCESSPGSDDSLVGYQVRLESARSDKTRLLFCTTGILLRKLAGDKTLNDVTHIIVDEVHERSLLGDFLLIILKSLIEKQSCDNTSQRLKVILMSATVDANLFSNYFAHCPVITAQGRTHPVTTHFLEEIYESTRYLLAPDSPAALRSDSSIKDKLGSVNDRRGKKNLVLAGWGDDYLLSEDCLNPFYVSGNYNSYSDQTQQNLKRLNEDAIDYELLEELICHIDDTCNEGAILVFLPGVSEIHMLLDRLAASYRFRRPSADWLLPLHSSIASTEQKRVFLRPPEDVRKVIIATNIAETSITIDDVVYVIDSGKHKENRYNPQKKLSSMVEDWISQANARQRTGRAGRVKPGICYSLYTRHRFEKLMRPYQVPEMLRMPLVELCLQIKLLGLGHIKPFLSTALEPPSEGAIASAISLLHEVGAVEGDEELTPLGHHLAKLPVDVLIGKMLLYGGIFGCLSPILSIAAFLSYKSPFIYPKDEKQNVDRVKLALFSDNMDKSSELNNNDKQSDHLLMMVAYDKWVKILNERGMKAAQRFCESKFLSSSVMRMIRDMRVQYGTLLADIGLINLPKTGEFAGRKKENLDVWFSDQTQPFNMYSQQPEVVKAILCAGLYPNIAANDKGITETAVNSLTKQGNQTKSYSAWYDGRREVYIHPSSINSNFKAFQYPFLVFLEKVETNKVYLRDTTIVSPFSILLFGGSINVHHQSGSVTIDGWLKIAAPAQTAVLFKELRLTLHSILKDLIRKPEISGIVHNEVVKSMVHLLIEEGKPQHT, translated from the exons ATGGCTCCGAAGAAGAAACCTCAGAAGCAAAGCAACAAAGCTGCTTCTTCATCATCATCATCGTCTTCGAAAAAGAAACCTTCCTCAGGTCCTAAGCTTCAGATTTCGGCGGAGAACGAGGACCGTTTGCGACGGCTCTTGCTCAACTCCGGCCGCACCGCTCCTCCGGCTGCGGCACCTATCCACAGCGCGCTTTCCAAAAATCAGAAGGCGAAGAAACTCAATACCGTCTACGAGAAGCTCTCTTGCGAAGGATTCGTAGATGATCAGATTGAGCTCGCTCTCTCTTCTCTTAGA GATGGAGCAACGTTTGAGACTGCACTTGATTGGCTCTGCTTGAACTTACCGAGCCATGAGTTGCCGGTGAAGTTTTCTACCGGAGCTTCTCGCTTTCCTACTGGAG GTGGTTCTGTAGGTGTGATATTGACCTCAAGGGAAGATTGGAATGAGTCTTCTGACTCTTCAGTCGAGCTCAAGCAGGAGGAACCTGAAGTTTATGTTAAAGTGAAGGGGAAGCAAGATGAGGATGCTCTTCGTTCTGACCAATCATCGCAAGCTGATTGGATCCGTCAGTATATGAGAAGACAGGAAGAG GAGGAATTGGAATCTTGGGAAGATGAGGTGGATGGTGTTGGCTCCAGCAGGGAG GCATCCGGTCCGAGGGCTTTTGATGTGATTGCTAAAGAATACTATTCGGCAAGATCAGATGCTATAAAAGCAAAGGATAAGCGTGATAAAAAAGGACAAGAGCAAGCAGGCCTAGCCATTCGAAAGCTCAAGCAAGAGATAGCTGCTCTTG GAATATCTGAAGCAGCGTTAGAATCTGAATTTCAGCGTGAGTATGCTTCCGAAGATGCTACAGAAAAAGAAATAGCCTCTCCCATGCCCGATAATATTCATGAGGCAGTAGATGCTGACTCTATTCAGCCGTTAGATGAACCGGTCTTGGATGAAAATCCTGTTGAGAATTGTGGATCTGAGGAAAATCAACCTAAAGATCTTCCCTCATGTTCCCCGGGACAAGAAGTAGTTGCATCGGATGATAATTCAGAGTACTTGGCGCTTGACGATATGTTTTCAGTAGATGTCCCGCATTATGAAGCATCGCCACATGAACTCTTGGAGTTGCAGAAGAAGGAAAAGATGAGAGAACTACGCAGTGAGGAAAATCTCGGGAAACTAGAGGGCATCTGGAAGAAG GGTGAAGCGCAAAAGGTCCCTAAGGCATTTCTCCATCAATTGTGTCAAAGGTCGGGGTGGGACGCACCAAAGTTCAACAAAGTAACCGGCGAAGGAAGGAAAATCTCATATACTGTAAGCATTCTGCGTAAAGCCAGTGGACGGGGTAAAAGCAGACAAGCCGGGGGTCTGGTAACTCTTCAACTTCCTCATCAAGATGAGGTTTTTGAGTCTATCGAG GATGCACAAAACAGAGTTGCGGCATTTGCTCTCCATAAGCTCTTTTCTGATTTGCCTGTTCACTTTGCAATCACTGAGCCTTATGCCTCTCTAGTGTTGATCTGGAAACAAG AGGAATTGTTTTGTACCGTACAAAGCACAGAAGAAGATCGAAGAGCTAACTTCGTTGATAGGTTGCTTGAGTCGGACAATTTGAGTTTGAGCGCTTCGTCGAGTGGCATCTCCGATGCAGTTCCAATGGTAGACACTTACGTCAAAGAAAAAGATGACCTAGGTGTTGCCAGATCTAACCACAGAGCTAAAA GAGACTCTTACATAGAAGCTACATGTTTATCTCTCCAACAAAAACAAGAAAACAAGAAGAAAACACGGAAGTACAAG GATATGTTGAAAACTCGAACTGCTCTTCCTATATCTGAAGTGAAGAATGACATACTGCAGCATCTGAAAGAAAGAGATGTCTTAGTAGTATGCGGAGAAACAGGCTCTGGAAAGACTACACAG GTTCCTCAATTTATATTGGATGATATGATTGAGTCAGGGCGTGGTGGATACTGTAATATCATATGCACACAACCTCGGCGAATAGCA GCTATCTCTGTTGCTCAAAGAGTTGCTGATGAGCGTTGTGAATCCTCTCCAGGCTCAGATGACTCCTTGGTTGGTTATCAAGTTCGTCTTGAAAGTGCAAG GAGTGACAAGACAAGGTTGCTGTTTTGTACTACTGGTATTCTACTGAGGAAACTCGCT GGGGATAAAACCTTGAACGATGTTACACATATTATAGTCGATGAAGTGCACGAGCGGTCTCTTTTG GGTGATTTTCTTCTCATTATTTTGAAGAGCCTGATTGAGAAGCAATCATGCGATAATACATCGCAAAGACTGAAAGTTATCCTTAT GTCCGCTACTGTTGACGCAAATCTGTTCTCAAATTATTTTGCTCACTGTCCTGTGATTACTGCTCAAGGACGAACACACCCGGTTACTACTCACTTTCTGGAGGAGATTTATGAGAGCACTAGATACCTTCTGGCTCCAGATTCTCCTGCTGCACTCAGATCGGATTCATCCATTAAAGACAAG CTTGGTTCTGTAAACGACCGTAGGGGAAAGAAGAATCTTGTATTGGCTGGATGGGGGGACGATTATTTGCTTTCGGAGGACTGTCTTAACCCGTTTTATGTTTCCGGTAACTACAACTCGTACAGTGATCAAACACAACAAAATCTG AAAAGGTTAAATGAGGATGCTATTGACTATGAGCTTCTTGAAGAGTTGATATGCCACATTGACGATACTTGCAACGAGGGAGCTATTCTAGTATTTTTGCCT GGTGTGTCAGAAATTCACATGTTACTTGATAGGTTAGCTGCTTCGTATCGTTTTCGTCGACCTTCTGCAGATTGGCTTCTTCCTCTGCATTCTTCTATAGCATCTACCGAACAGAAAAGGGTGTTTCTACGACCCCCTGAAGACGTACGGAAG GTTATTATAGCTACAAACATTGCAGAGACCAGTATAACAATTGATGATGTGGTGTATGTGATTGACAGTGGCAAACACAAGGAAAATCGCTATAATCCACAGAAG AAACTGTCAAGCATGGTGGAAGATTGGATATCTCAAGCAAATGCAAGACAAAGAACAGGAAGAGCTGGACGAGTTAAACCTGGAATTTGCTATTCATTGTACACACGCCATAGGTTCGAGAAACTAATGCGTCCCTATCAG GTTCCTGAGATGCTGCGGATGCCATTAGTAGAACTATGTCTACAAATCAAATTGCTTGGTTTGGGTCACATTAAGCCTTTTCTGTCGACG GCTTTGGAACCTCCGAGTGAAGGTGCTATAGCCTCTGCAATTTCATTGTTACACGAG GTTGGTGCTGTTGAAGGAGACGAAGAATTGACACCACTTGGGCATCATTTAGCAAAACTTCCTGTTGATGTATTGATTGGAAAG ATGCTGTTGTATGGTGGAATATTTGGCTGCTTATCACCTATTCTCTCGATCGCTGCTTTCTTGAGCTACAAATCGCCATTTATATATCCCAAAGATGAG AAGCAAAATGTTGACCGGGTGAAACTTGCTCTATTTTCTGATAATATGGATAAATCAAGTGAATTAAACAACAATGACAAACAATCTGATCATCTCCTTATGATGGTTGCATACGACAAATGGGTGAAGATACTGAATGAG CGAGGAATGAAAGCTGCACAGAGGTTCTGTGAATCAAAGTTCTTGAGCAGCTCAGTGATGCGGATGATAAG AGACATGAGAGTACAATATGGCACATTACTGGCAGACATCGGGCTCATCAATCTTCCGAAAACAGGAGAG TTTGCAGGGAGGAAAAAGGAGAATCTTGATGTCTGGTTTTCTGACCAAACTCAACCTTTCAATATGTATTCACAACAACCTGAAGTTGTTAAG GCTATACTATGCGCAGGACTATATCCTAATATTGCAGCTAATGATAAGGGAATTACAGAGACAGCGGTTAACAGTTTGACAAAGCAAGGGAACCAAACAAAGAGTTATTCAGCGTGGTACGATGGCAGAAGGGAAGTCTATATCCATCCGTCCTCCATTAACAGCAACTTCAAAGCATTTCAGTACCCTTTCCTTGTATTTCTTGAGAAG GTTGAAACGAACAAAGTGTATCTGCGTGATACAACCATTGTTTCTCCTTTCTCCATTCTTCTTTTTGGCGGCTCAATCAATGTTCATCATCAG AGTGGATCAGTCACCATTGATGGGTGGTTGAAGATAGCAGCACCAGCACAAACTGCAGTTTTGTTCAAAGAGCTTCGGTTAACCCTACATTCTATCCTAAAAGATCTTATCCGGAAACCCGAG ATATCAGGGATAGTCCACAACGAAGTGGTCAAATCTATGGTCCATCTTCTTATAGAAGAAGGCAAACCGCAACACACATGA